A window of Prolixibacter sp. SD074 contains these coding sequences:
- a CDS encoding rhomboid family intramembrane serine protease has product MGILEEIKLSFKHGSYLTRLIYLNVGVWVIVRLIYVILFLSGAQNTPLLSWLSLPSSFAVFLTRPWTIITYMFLHFQFLHILFNILWLYWFGRIFLEYHNQRKLLGLYLIGGVAGGLVYMLAYNFLPPFQGKPSELLGASAAVIAIVVAISVYVPNHVIHLMFIGPVKIKWIAVVSIIMYIIGLGGNNAGGDFAHLGGALWGWFYMSQLIKGRDITRGFERVMDAVFTWFKPRKKLRVEHRGEAVNIDYEYNHKKKEKQEYINEILEKIGKSGYDSLTKEEKETLFRMGNKK; this is encoded by the coding sequence ATGGGAATTTTAGAGGAAATAAAATTATCGTTTAAACACGGCTCATATTTAACGCGGCTGATTTATCTGAACGTTGGTGTTTGGGTGATCGTCCGCCTGATTTATGTTATCCTGTTTTTGTCAGGAGCACAAAATACGCCGCTGCTGAGTTGGCTTTCATTGCCTTCCTCATTCGCCGTATTTCTGACCCGCCCGTGGACGATCATTACTTATATGTTCCTCCATTTCCAATTCTTACATATTCTCTTTAATATTTTATGGCTCTATTGGTTCGGGCGTATTTTTCTCGAATATCACAACCAGCGAAAACTTCTCGGATTATACCTGATTGGTGGAGTTGCCGGTGGTTTGGTATACATGCTGGCCTACAATTTCCTTCCCCCTTTCCAGGGAAAACCGTCTGAACTGCTGGGTGCGTCAGCTGCTGTTATTGCTATTGTAGTAGCCATTTCTGTTTATGTGCCCAATCACGTTATCCATCTGATGTTTATCGGGCCGGTAAAAATCAAATGGATTGCTGTCGTTTCTATTATCATGTACATTATTGGCCTTGGCGGAAACAATGCCGGCGGCGACTTTGCCCATCTTGGCGGAGCACTGTGGGGCTGGTTTTACATGTCGCAACTAATTAAAGGGCGTGACATTACGCGAGGCTTTGAACGAGTCATGGATGCAGTCTTTACCTGGTTCAAACCCCGAAAAAAACTGCGGGTAGAACATCGTGGTGAGGCTGTTAACATTGACTACGAGTACAACCATAAGAAGAAGGAAAAACAGGAGTACATCAATGAAATCCTGGAAAAAATCGGTAAGTCGGGTTACGACAGCCTGACAAAAGAGGAAAAGGAAACACTATTCCGAATGGGAAATAAAAAATAA
- a CDS encoding rhomboid family intramembrane serine protease, with amino-acid sequence MTQFRPPSYNAIPPVVKNLIMLNVLMLVATWALKSFGIDLTEKLALYYPASPHFQPYQFVTHMFMHGGFMHLFFNMFALYMFGRVLEMVWGPKRFLIFYFVTGLGAAAFYTLVNYIELSSLRDSVAAFINTPSPELLSTFVKEHLKNASPWVYDLINNWMDAPNNPAYINQGTELVQRILEMKMNIPVVGASGAIFGVLLAFGMLFPNTQLMLLFPPIPIKAKYFVIGYGVIELFLGVRNPGSDVAHFAHLGGMIFGFILIKFWNRNSNSFY; translated from the coding sequence ATGACACAGTTCAGACCGCCTTCATATAACGCAATTCCCCCAGTGGTGAAAAACCTCATTATGCTGAACGTGCTGATGTTGGTTGCCACCTGGGCGCTGAAAAGTTTTGGCATTGACCTGACCGAAAAGCTGGCTCTTTATTATCCCGCGTCGCCGCATTTTCAGCCATACCAGTTTGTAACGCACATGTTTATGCATGGTGGTTTTATGCACCTGTTCTTTAATATGTTCGCCCTTTATATGTTCGGACGGGTACTGGAAATGGTTTGGGGGCCTAAGCGCTTCCTGATTTTCTATTTCGTTACCGGACTGGGTGCTGCCGCATTTTATACGCTGGTTAACTACATCGAACTCTCATCGCTGAGGGATTCTGTAGCAGCGTTTATCAATACGCCTTCGCCGGAGCTTCTTTCCACATTCGTGAAAGAACACCTGAAGAATGCCAGTCCGTGGGTTTACGATCTCATCAACAACTGGATGGATGCCCCCAATAATCCGGCATACATCAACCAGGGAACCGAACTGGTACAGCGAATACTCGAGATGAAAATGAATATCCCGGTAGTTGGAGCGTCCGGGGCCATTTTCGGGGTTTTGCTGGCATTCGGGATGTTGTTCCCCAATACTCAATTGATGCTGTTATTTCCGCCAATCCCAATTAAAGCCAAGTATTTTGTGATTGGTTATGGTGTAATTGAGTTATTTTTAGGTGTCAGAAACCCGGGGAGCGATGTGGCACATTTTGCACATCTGGGTGGTATGATTTTTGGTTTTATCCTGATTAAATTCTGGAATCGGAATTCCAACAGTTTTTATTGA
- a CDS encoding endonuclease/exonuclease/phosphatase family protein has product MKSFILKIAFFLNIIFALALGVSYLSVHIPPDRFWYPAFPGMAYPYLLLVNIIFIFFWLCFKLRRIWLSLLVFILGINHFNDYFQLLPEKEFKGNGYKILSYNVHHFTYDLGKKKSNSPELLAFLKAEAPDIICLQEARLLKRGKLSPASICGLIPSIHYYQLAHTTTYAGPLTFSRFPIVSLGEIRFKNSYNMVLFSDVVFPGNDTVRVYNCHLQSNRIHPDEYGVVDSLAAGNDPKLKETRLVLGKLKRAFVVRANQARILSAHIKKSPHPVIVCGDFNDTPVSFAYREVRGKLKDAFVESGFGTGNSYNGQLPSFRIDYILHSSLFEAHNFKRIKVGYSDHYPVTTTLTVRDSASESE; this is encoded by the coding sequence TTGAAGAGCTTCATTCTCAAAATAGCATTCTTTCTCAACATCATCTTTGCCCTGGCGTTAGGCGTATCTTATCTCTCGGTGCATATTCCGCCCGACAGGTTCTGGTATCCCGCGTTCCCGGGGATGGCTTATCCATACCTGCTCCTCGTCAACATCATTTTCATATTCTTCTGGCTTTGCTTCAAACTGCGCCGCATCTGGCTTTCCCTGCTGGTATTCATCCTGGGGATCAATCATTTCAACGATTATTTTCAACTTCTTCCCGAAAAGGAATTTAAAGGAAATGGCTATAAGATACTAAGTTACAATGTTCATCACTTCACCTACGACCTGGGTAAAAAGAAGAGTAACTCACCGGAATTATTGGCGTTTCTAAAAGCTGAAGCCCCTGATATCATTTGTCTGCAAGAGGCCCGTTTGTTAAAACGGGGAAAACTAAGCCCGGCTTCCATTTGTGGCCTTATTCCATCAATTCATTATTACCAATTGGCGCATACCACAACTTATGCCGGTCCGCTGACTTTTTCGCGTTTTCCTATTGTCAGCCTTGGAGAAATCCGGTTTAAGAACTCTTACAACATGGTCCTTTTCTCGGATGTTGTCTTTCCGGGAAATGATACGGTGAGGGTCTATAACTGTCACTTACAATCCAACCGTATCCATCCGGATGAGTATGGAGTCGTTGATTCGCTGGCAGCCGGAAATGACCCCAAACTCAAAGAGACCAGGCTCGTTTTAGGAAAATTGAAAAGAGCATTTGTTGTCAGGGCGAACCAAGCCCGGATTTTATCGGCCCATATTAAAAAGTCACCTCATCCGGTTATTGTTTGCGGCGACTTTAATGACACACCCGTTTCGTTCGCCTACCGGGAAGTAAGAGGAAAATTAAAAGATGCTTTCGTTGAATCGGGTTTCGGAACCGGCAATTCCTACAATGGCCAGCTGCCTTCGTTCCGGATCGATTACATTTTACACAGCAGCCTGTTTGAAGCACATAACTTTAAACGAATAAAAGTCGGGTATTCCGATCACTACCCGGTGACGACTACCTTGACTGTTCGGGATAGCGCTTCCGAATCAGAATAA
- a CDS encoding DUF58 domain-containing protein — protein MKNLFDIEAFQQFDNLELIAREVVEGFITGLHRSPFHGFSVEFAEHRLYNTGEPTKHIDWKLYARTERLFVKQYEEETNLRCQLVVDTSSSMLFPYRRRGKEVLKSKLAFSVYSAAALTYLMRRQRDAIGLSLFDEELNFHSEARLSSVHSEMIYGKLAELIHNGSPEINHGTRAADVLHRLAESMPKRSLVIIFSDMISGSEPEGLFQALQHLRYNKHEVILFHVTDHRLEKGLGYSNRPHRFVDIETGEHVNMNPADYRKMYRDAQEKAFTELKLRCGQFNIDLVEADIREDFHDVLWSYLVKRKKLF, from the coding sequence TTGAAAAATCTGTTTGACATAGAAGCCTTTCAGCAGTTCGATAACCTGGAACTGATTGCCCGCGAAGTCGTGGAGGGGTTCATTACCGGTTTGCACCGGAGTCCGTTTCATGGTTTCTCGGTAGAGTTTGCCGAACATCGGCTTTACAATACCGGCGAACCGACCAAGCACATCGATTGGAAGCTCTATGCGCGGACGGAGCGCCTATTTGTTAAGCAATACGAAGAAGAGACGAACCTTCGTTGCCAGCTGGTGGTCGATACCAGTTCGTCGATGTTGTTTCCCTACCGGAGAAGAGGAAAGGAAGTGCTGAAGAGTAAGCTGGCCTTTTCGGTGTACAGCGCGGCAGCACTTACGTATCTGATGCGGCGCCAGCGGGATGCCATCGGCCTCTCGTTATTCGATGAAGAACTGAATTTTCACAGCGAAGCACGTTTGTCATCTGTTCATTCCGAAATGATTTACGGTAAGCTGGCTGAATTAATACATAACGGTTCCCCGGAAATCAATCATGGAACGCGGGCGGCCGATGTGTTACACCGGCTGGCCGAGAGTATGCCGAAGCGTTCGCTGGTCATCATTTTTAGCGATATGATTTCCGGCTCAGAACCTGAAGGGCTTTTTCAGGCATTGCAGCATTTGCGTTATAACAAACACGAAGTTATCCTCTTTCATGTGACTGATCATCGGCTGGAGAAAGGGCTGGGTTACAGCAACCGTCCCCATCGCTTTGTCGACATCGAAACCGGCGAACATGTCAATATGAACCCGGCGGATTACCGAAAAATGTACCGGGACGCACAGGAAAAGGCCTTCACCGAGTTGAAGCTGAGATGTGGGCAATTTAATATTGATTTGGTTGAGGCGGATATTCGTGAAGATTTTCACGATGTTTTGTGGTCTTACCTGGTCAAGCGTAAAAAGTTATTCTGA
- the mutL gene encoding DNA mismatch repair endonuclease MutL — MSDIIQLLPDSVANQIAAGEVIQRPASVVKELVENAIDAGANQIKINLKDAGRTLIQVTDNGKGMSPSDARLAFERHATSKIKSASDLFSIRTMGFRGEALASIAAVADVTLRTKQEGDELGTRLHIVGSEVKSQEADNCPEGSNFAIKNLFFNVPARRKFLKANSTELKHIITEVQRVALANPELSFSLIHNDSIIYDLPSENQRKRIVNIFGKNINQRLVPVQTDTTIIRISGYIGQPRFARKTLGEQFFFVNGRFIRHPYYHKAVLQAYEKILPPETVPAYFLYFEVDPDTIDINIHPTKTEVKFEDERSAWHIIHACVREALGKFSVMPSIEFDQAGAIDIPIAPTPGTVIPEPGIQVNPAYNPFEEEKKAPVNPFQQTPNWTKDPNLKSWDKLYQGFERANDIPDKDGEIFSDEAEEVSKQPSQQSFNEETEKGQRNHNFLQIKNKYIISPVKSGLMVIDQRRAHERVLFEHFMAVLEKNPGISQRQLFPPRLELHAADAEVLDSILDELKKLGFEIRKADEQAFFVEGVPSMLSHLDARELVEKLLEDVKNRPVDVKEEIKTNLAQALARASAINYGSVLKTEEISELFDNLFACKTPNYSPTGKKIITIISLGEFEKLLK; from the coding sequence GTGTCAGACATTATCCAGCTCTTACCCGACTCGGTGGCAAATCAAATTGCTGCCGGAGAGGTTATCCAACGTCCTGCATCTGTTGTTAAGGAATTGGTGGAAAATGCAATTGATGCAGGCGCCAATCAAATAAAAATAAATCTGAAAGATGCCGGTCGCACCTTGATCCAGGTAACCGACAACGGGAAAGGTATGTCTCCGAGCGACGCAAGGCTGGCCTTCGAACGTCATGCCACGTCGAAAATCAAATCGGCGTCCGACCTGTTTTCCATCCGAACAATGGGATTCAGGGGCGAAGCGCTGGCTTCCATTGCCGCTGTCGCCGATGTGACGTTACGAACCAAACAGGAAGGCGATGAGCTGGGAACGCGATTGCACATCGTAGGGTCGGAAGTAAAATCGCAGGAAGCAGACAATTGTCCTGAAGGTTCCAACTTCGCTATCAAAAACCTTTTTTTCAATGTCCCGGCCAGGCGTAAATTTCTGAAAGCGAACAGTACCGAGCTGAAACACATCATCACCGAGGTACAGCGCGTGGCATTGGCCAACCCGGAACTGAGTTTTTCCCTTATCCACAACGATTCTATTATTTACGATTTACCATCCGAAAATCAGCGCAAGCGAATTGTTAATATTTTCGGCAAAAATATTAACCAGCGTCTCGTGCCTGTGCAAACGGACACGACCATCATCCGCATCTCCGGTTATATCGGACAGCCCCGGTTTGCCCGGAAAACCTTAGGGGAACAATTCTTTTTTGTGAATGGCCGGTTTATTCGCCATCCTTACTATCACAAGGCCGTGCTACAAGCGTATGAAAAAATACTGCCACCCGAAACCGTTCCGGCTTACTTTCTTTACTTCGAAGTCGATCCGGACACCATCGACATCAACATTCACCCCACCAAAACCGAGGTGAAATTTGAAGATGAACGGTCGGCCTGGCATATTATTCATGCCTGCGTTCGCGAAGCGCTGGGGAAATTCAGTGTTATGCCATCCATCGAATTCGATCAGGCCGGCGCTATCGATATTCCCATTGCACCAACCCCCGGGACCGTTATCCCTGAGCCTGGAATTCAGGTAAATCCGGCATACAACCCATTTGAAGAAGAAAAGAAAGCCCCGGTTAACCCATTTCAACAAACTCCAAACTGGACGAAGGATCCGAATCTGAAAAGTTGGGATAAACTTTACCAGGGATTTGAACGCGCCAACGATATTCCGGATAAAGACGGGGAAATTTTCTCAGATGAGGCGGAAGAAGTAAGTAAACAACCGTCTCAGCAAAGCTTTAACGAAGAGACCGAAAAAGGGCAGCGTAACCACAACTTTCTTCAGATAAAAAACAAATACATCATTTCGCCTGTTAAATCAGGCCTGATGGTCATTGACCAGCGGAGAGCTCACGAGCGGGTGTTGTTTGAGCATTTCATGGCAGTGTTGGAGAAAAATCCGGGCATTAGTCAGCGACAACTTTTCCCGCCAAGGCTTGAATTGCATGCTGCCGATGCCGAAGTACTCGACAGTATCCTGGACGAACTGAAAAAGCTGGGGTTTGAAATCCGCAAAGCGGACGAACAAGCTTTCTTTGTAGAGGGTGTCCCCAGCATGCTTAGTCACCTGGATGCACGTGAATTGGTGGAGAAATTGCTGGAAGACGTGAAAAACCGGCCGGTCGATGTGAAAGAAGAAATTAAGACAAATCTGGCACAGGCACTGGCACGGGCTTCGGCCATCAATTATGGTTCAGTATTAAAAACAGAAGAGATAAGCGAATTATTCGACAACCTATTCGCATGTAAAACACCCAACTACTCCCCTACCGGGAAGAAGATCATTACCATTATTTCGTTGGGGGAATTCGAAAAATTGTTGAAATAA